The Nitriliruptor alkaliphilus DSM 45188 genome includes a region encoding these proteins:
- a CDS encoding TIGR03619 family F420-dependent LLM class oxidoreductase codes for MKIWMATAFAATDELLELCVAADRNGYHGVTFSDHLFYAETQTSQYPYTPDGKRMWQHDTPWPDPWVTIGALSSITTQLRFTTNVYIAPARDLFTVAKQVSTAAVLSGGRVELGVGAGWSRDEFDQTGQRFEDRGPRLDEMIDALHELWQPGWAAFHGEHYDFDKLTLEPTPPGPIPINVGGHSKPALRRVAQRGDGWIGTYYKPEEIDGVLAELAAALAVEGRDLSDVEVLLSPIAVPSLDYYRELEDKGVDGIVWAPWMLADVSDDRFASPLEARIEATERFADEIIAYL; via the coding sequence GTGAAGATCTGGATGGCGACGGCGTTCGCCGCGACCGACGAGCTGCTCGAGCTGTGCGTCGCGGCCGACCGCAACGGCTACCACGGGGTCACCTTCTCCGACCACCTCTTCTACGCCGAGACCCAGACGAGCCAGTACCCCTACACCCCCGACGGCAAGCGGATGTGGCAACACGACACGCCGTGGCCGGACCCGTGGGTGACCATCGGGGCGCTGTCGTCGATCACCACACAGCTGCGCTTCACCACCAACGTCTACATCGCACCGGCCCGGGACCTGTTCACGGTCGCCAAGCAGGTGTCGACGGCGGCGGTGCTGTCCGGTGGCCGCGTGGAGCTCGGCGTGGGAGCGGGCTGGTCCCGTGACGAGTTCGACCAGACGGGACAACGCTTCGAGGACCGCGGGCCCCGGTTGGACGAGATGATCGATGCGCTGCACGAACTGTGGCAGCCCGGGTGGGCGGCTTTCCACGGCGAGCACTACGACTTCGACAAGCTGACCCTCGAGCCGACCCCACCTGGCCCCATCCCGATCAACGTCGGTGGCCACTCCAAGCCGGCCCTGCGCCGCGTCGCGCAGCGCGGTGACGGCTGGATCGGCACGTACTACAAGCCGGAGGAGATCGACGGCGTGCTGGCCGAGCTGGCGGCCGCACTCGCGGTCGAGGGCCGCGATCTGTCCGACGTCGAGGTGCTGCTGTCGCCGATCGCCGTACCCTCCCTGGACTACTACCGCGAGCTCGAGGACAAGGGCGTCGACGGCATCGTGTGGGCGCCGTGGATGCTGGCCGACGTCAGCGACGATCGGTTCGCGTCACCGCTCGAGGCCCGCATCGAGGCCACCGAACGCTTCGCCGACGAGATCATCGCGTACCTGTAG
- a CDS encoding SDR family oxidoreductase translates to MSAAGPVSSTRVAIVSGVGPGLGRSIALGLARDGARCVLAARREAELEKVAGEIRELGGDALVVPTDITDDAQVEHLIAATLDAYGRLDTLVNNAFVQPPLETLEAAELSTWEQAFAVNVFGTVRVTRAAIDALRADGGGNVVMINSMSARRTRERFGVYSAAKAALLSTARTLALELGPDGIRVNSVVPGYVWGPNLEAWFTHRAEKRGVSVDDVYAEVAADNALHHLPTADEVADSVVFLASDRAAAITGQTIDVNAGHWFH, encoded by the coding sequence GTGAGCGCCGCAGGTCCCGTTAGCTCGACCCGTGTCGCCATCGTCTCCGGCGTCGGCCCTGGCCTCGGTCGGTCCATCGCGCTCGGGCTCGCACGCGACGGCGCGCGTTGCGTCCTCGCCGCCCGCCGCGAGGCCGAGCTCGAGAAGGTCGCCGGCGAGATCCGTGAGCTCGGCGGCGACGCCCTGGTGGTCCCCACCGACATCACCGACGACGCGCAGGTGGAGCACCTGATCGCGGCCACCCTCGACGCGTACGGCCGCCTCGACACGCTGGTCAACAACGCGTTCGTCCAGCCGCCGCTCGAGACGCTCGAGGCGGCCGAGCTCAGCACCTGGGAGCAGGCGTTCGCGGTCAACGTGTTCGGCACCGTCCGCGTCACCCGGGCCGCCATCGACGCGCTCCGGGCCGACGGCGGCGGCAACGTGGTGATGATCAACTCGATGTCGGCGCGACGCACCCGGGAACGGTTCGGGGTGTACTCCGCAGCCAAGGCGGCCCTGCTCAGCACCGCCAGGACCCTGGCGCTGGAGCTCGGCCCCGACGGCATCCGCGTCAACTCCGTGGTCCCCGGCTACGTGTGGGGCCCCAACCTCGAGGCCTGGTTCACCCACCGGGCCGAGAAGCGCGGCGTCAGCGTCGACGACGTCTACGCCGAGGTGGCGGCCGACAACGCCCTGCACCACCTGCCGACCGCCGACGAGGTCGCCGACAGCGTGGTCTTCCTCGCTTCCGACCGAGCAGCGGCGATCACCGGCCAGACCATCGACGTCAACGCCGGCCACTGGTTCCACTGA
- a CDS encoding cyclase family protein has translation MTLPDGFHELARELRNWGRWGADDERGTLNLLTDEVVRRGVGDVRTGQRLTLAMPLDDQGPQAGLVPGRDNPVHTVTMLHHAFDGDPDHYAASDDAIDMSLQAATHWDALAHVSYGGHLYNGFPAGTVTAKGASRCGIDKVGALVGPGLLLDVARARGVERLTPGHTITPDDLDAAVELARTEVRPGDLLLLRTGQVRSFLDDGDRVAYAYPSAGPGMEAARWFREHDVAAVATDTLVFEVFPCERDGLFLPVHLLDLVEIGLTQGQNFVLEELAVACAEDDRYRFLLDASPQRITGGLGSPVTPVAIR, from the coding sequence GTGACGCTTCCTGATGGCTTCCACGAGCTCGCTCGTGAGCTGCGCAACTGGGGACGGTGGGGCGCCGACGACGAGCGCGGCACCCTCAACCTGCTGACCGACGAGGTCGTGCGACGTGGGGTCGGTGACGTGCGCACCGGGCAGCGCCTCACGCTCGCGATGCCCCTGGACGACCAGGGGCCGCAGGCGGGCCTGGTCCCGGGGCGCGACAACCCCGTCCACACCGTCACGATGCTGCACCACGCGTTCGACGGCGACCCCGACCACTACGCCGCGAGCGACGACGCCATCGACATGTCGCTGCAGGCCGCCACACACTGGGACGCGCTGGCCCACGTCAGCTACGGCGGCCACCTCTACAACGGGTTCCCCGCCGGCACGGTGACCGCCAAGGGTGCGTCGCGCTGCGGCATCGACAAGGTCGGCGCGCTCGTCGGACCTGGTCTGTTGCTCGACGTGGCGCGGGCACGCGGGGTCGAACGTCTCACCCCGGGCCACACCATCACGCCCGACGACCTCGACGCCGCCGTCGAACTGGCACGGACCGAGGTCCGGCCCGGCGACCTCCTCCTGCTGCGCACCGGTCAGGTCCGGTCCTTCCTCGACGACGGGGACCGGGTGGCCTACGCCTACCCGTCGGCCGGGCCGGGCATGGAGGCGGCACGCTGGTTCCGTGAGCACGATGTCGCCGCCGTCGCCACCGACACCCTCGTCTTCGAGGTCTTCCCGTGCGAACGTGACGGACTCTTCCTCCCGGTCCACCTGCTCGACCTCGTCGAGATCGGGCTGACCCAGGGGCAGAACTTCGTCCTCGAGGAGCTCGCCGTCGCCTGCGCCGAGGACGACCGGTACCGGTTCCTGCTCGATGCCTCGCCGCAGCGGATCACCGGTGGGCTCGGCAGCCCCGTCACGCCCGTGGCGATCCGGTGA
- a CDS encoding acyl-CoA dehydrogenase family protein: MDLAPTPGQRAFRDEVRSWLRANVPDPPLPSPGTPAGFAAHLAWERQLAEAGYAAIRWPEEYGGRGADAVTQAIFDEEYVLADAPERVTVVGHNLMGPTLMAHGTAEQQRRWLPRILAAEDVWVQGYSEPEAGSDLAAVRTRAVPVHDGFVVDGQKIWTSWGANGDWIFTLVRTDPDTAPGRGRPKQAGISFLAIEMDSPGIEVRAITQPDGHQGFAEVFFTGVQVPSDHLIGPLHGGWQVAATALEYERDAPAAAPARYRRELDELVALVRVCGLDQDAVVRDRLADLYVRTETYRLQALRTLAVLQDGGTMGAGSSVTKLLWSELERDLYDLAREVLGPSGEALEAPDSPLPDPNAWRSRAWYARAATIYAGTSEIQRSILARRVLHLPKG; encoded by the coding sequence GTGGACCTCGCACCGACCCCGGGGCAGCGGGCGTTCCGCGACGAGGTCCGCAGCTGGCTGCGCGCCAACGTGCCCGACCCGCCGCTGCCGTCGCCGGGGACACCGGCGGGGTTCGCCGCCCACCTCGCCTGGGAACGGCAGCTCGCCGAGGCCGGCTACGCCGCGATCCGCTGGCCCGAGGAGTACGGGGGCCGGGGTGCGGACGCGGTCACCCAGGCCATCTTCGACGAGGAGTACGTCCTCGCCGACGCGCCGGAACGGGTCACCGTCGTCGGGCACAACCTCATGGGTCCCACCCTGATGGCCCACGGGACCGCCGAGCAGCAGCGGCGCTGGCTGCCGCGGATCCTGGCGGCCGAGGACGTCTGGGTGCAGGGCTATTCCGAGCCCGAGGCCGGCAGCGACCTCGCCGCCGTGCGGACCCGCGCGGTCCCCGTCCACGACGGGTTCGTCGTCGACGGTCAGAAGATCTGGACCTCGTGGGGGGCGAACGGCGACTGGATCTTCACCCTGGTGCGGACCGACCCGGACACCGCCCCGGGGCGCGGGCGCCCGAAGCAGGCCGGCATCAGCTTCCTGGCCATCGAGATGGACTCGCCGGGGATCGAGGTGCGGGCCATCACCCAGCCGGACGGCCACCAGGGTTTCGCGGAGGTGTTCTTCACCGGTGTCCAGGTGCCATCCGATCACCTCATCGGCCCGCTGCACGGTGGCTGGCAGGTCGCGGCGACGGCGCTCGAGTACGAACGTGATGCCCCCGCCGCCGCCCCCGCCCGCTACCGCCGCGAGCTCGACGAGCTGGTCGCGCTCGTCCGGGTGTGCGGGCTGGACCAGGATGCGGTGGTGCGCGACCGCCTGGCCGACCTGTACGTGCGCACCGAGACCTACCGGCTCCAGGCGCTGCGGACGCTGGCCGTGCTCCAGGACGGCGGCACGATGGGCGCCGGGTCGAGCGTGACCAAGCTGCTCTGGTCCGAGCTCGAACGTGACCTGTACGACCTCGCCCGCGAGGTGCTCGGCCCGAGCGGTGAAGCCCTGGAGGCGCCGGACTCACCGCTGCCGGACCCGAACGCCTGGCGGTCCCGTGCCTGGTACGCGCGCGCCGCGACGATCTACGCCGGCACCTCCGAGATCCAGCGGTCGATCCTCGCCCGCCGCGTCCTGCACCTACCGAAGGGCTGA
- a CDS encoding acyl-CoA dehydrogenase family protein, with translation MRFALTDEQRALRSMARDVFADVGSLARLRDVWEGRAETGDVRRKLADSSLTGIGVREDDGGVGGDELDAAVVLEEAGRACLPEPLIETLGVVLPLLRDHAPADLRRRWSSAVATGDTTIAVVLGGEPFAVAGTDADAFLLEVDGEVHLIPAAAVRARGVRSEDPTRDLVAIEDARTSTDTVLPGASPEVAWLRAAAATAAASVGLADRLLALTVEHASSREQFGQPIGAFQAVQQPLASVHVAIEAARNAAWYAAHTRATGQADADSAARVAKVAGDEASALADRVALQVHAGIGFTWEHDLHLLLKRAAAWRAAYGDARTHRAALADVLLARTDDDPSER, from the coding sequence GTGCGCTTCGCCCTCACCGACGAGCAACGCGCGTTGCGGTCCATGGCCCGCGACGTCTTCGCCGACGTGGGGTCGCTCGCCCGGCTCCGTGACGTGTGGGAGGGCCGGGCGGAGACGGGCGACGTGCGGCGCAAGCTCGCCGACAGCTCCCTGACCGGGATCGGCGTACGCGAGGACGACGGCGGTGTCGGCGGCGACGAACTGGACGCGGCGGTGGTGCTCGAGGAGGCCGGGCGGGCCTGCCTGCCCGAACCGCTGATCGAGACGCTCGGTGTGGTCCTGCCGCTGCTGCGCGACCACGCGCCGGCCGATCTGCGCCGTCGCTGGTCGTCGGCGGTGGCGACCGGCGATACGACGATCGCCGTGGTGCTCGGTGGTGAGCCGTTCGCGGTGGCCGGCACCGACGCGGACGCGTTCCTCCTCGAGGTGGACGGCGAGGTGCACCTGATCCCCGCTGCGGCGGTCAGGGCCCGTGGGGTGCGCAGCGAGGACCCGACACGTGACCTGGTCGCCATCGAGGACGCCCGGACGAGCACGGACACGGTGCTGCCCGGCGCCTCGCCCGAGGTGGCCTGGTTGCGTGCTGCAGCGGCGACGGCTGCGGCCAGCGTCGGCCTGGCCGATCGCCTGCTCGCCTTGACGGTCGAGCACGCCTCGTCGCGCGAGCAGTTCGGCCAGCCGATCGGTGCGTTCCAGGCGGTCCAGCAGCCGCTCGCGTCGGTCCACGTCGCCATCGAGGCCGCGCGGAACGCGGCCTGGTACGCGGCGCACACCCGCGCGACCGGTCAGGCGGACGCCGACAGCGCGGCGCGGGTGGCCAAGGTCGCGGGCGACGAGGCCTCGGCTCTGGCCGACCGGGTCGCCCTGCAGGTCCACGCCGGGATCGGCTTCACCTGGGAGCACGACCTGCACCTCCTGCTGAAGCGGGCGGCAGCGTGGCGCGCCGCGTACGGCGACGCCCGGACGCACCGGGCGGCCCTGGCCGACGTCCTGCTCGCCCGGACCGACGACGACCCGAGCGAACGGTGA
- a CDS encoding SDR family NAD(P)-dependent oxidoreductase has protein sequence MDGRVIAVTGAAGGLGRAYVLELAAHGARLVLNDLGVGRSGEGGDPSVIADLADEVRAGGAEVVTNADDISTPEGARRLLDTGIKAFGQVHALINSGGMLRDRMFVSMDVEDLDAVVAGHLRAHFCPTRAFAGYWRERAKAGEPVDAAVVMTTSNAGLFSQPGQSNYAAAKAAIAGLTVTLADELERYGARVNAVSPAARTRMTTAVPGMAEMVAAPDDPDAFDVFDPANVAGVVAWLVAPGESVTGQVVFVRGGELKVLRGWRYADERGREGRWELDDLRREFAGHDWERTPRA, from the coding sequence ATGGACGGACGGGTGATCGCCGTGACCGGCGCGGCCGGCGGTCTCGGGCGGGCGTACGTGCTCGAACTGGCCGCCCACGGCGCGCGGCTGGTCCTCAACGACCTCGGTGTCGGTCGCAGTGGTGAAGGTGGGGACCCGTCGGTGATCGCCGACCTCGCCGACGAGGTGCGGGCCGGCGGTGCGGAGGTGGTCACGAACGCCGACGACATCAGCACCCCCGAGGGGGCACGACGTCTGCTCGACACCGGGATCAAGGCGTTCGGGCAGGTCCACGCGCTGATCAACAGCGGCGGCATGCTGCGTGACCGCATGTTCGTGTCGATGGACGTCGAGGACCTGGACGCGGTCGTGGCCGGGCACCTGCGGGCCCACTTCTGTCCGACCCGCGCGTTCGCGGGTTACTGGCGCGAACGGGCGAAGGCGGGGGAGCCCGTCGACGCGGCCGTGGTGATGACCACCTCGAACGCGGGGCTGTTCAGCCAGCCGGGCCAGTCCAACTACGCGGCGGCGAAGGCGGCCATCGCGGGCCTGACGGTCACCCTGGCCGATGAGCTCGAGCGGTACGGGGCGCGGGTGAACGCGGTGTCACCGGCTGCCCGCACCCGGATGACCACCGCGGTGCCCGGGATGGCCGAGATGGTGGCGGCGCCGGATGACCCCGACGCGTTCGACGTCTTCGACCCGGCCAACGTCGCCGGCGTGGTCGCCTGGTTGGTCGCGCCGGGGGAGTCGGTCACCGGACAGGTCGTGTTCGTCCGGGGAGGTGAGCTCAAGGTGCTCCGAGGGTGGCGGTACGCCGACGAGCGCGGCCGCGAGGGCCGTTGGGAGCTCGACGACCTCCGCCGCGAGTTCGCCGGCCACGACTGGGAGCGGACCCCCCGTGCCTGA
- a CDS encoding SDR family oxidoreductase, which yields MPDTPPVPTEPPGRDLLAGRRVVVTAAAGTGIGSAVARRCLVEGAEVVISDRHERRLAETAERLAAETGRTPGTVPCDVTVQADVDRLFASAAEQLGGLDVVVNNAGLGGTATVEQMTDEQWHQVLDVTLTGTFRCTRAALPYLRAGGGGAIVNNASVLGWRAQAGQAHYAAAKAGVMAFTRCTATEVAGAGIRVNAVAPSLAMHDNLAKVTSPELLAELTDRETLGRAAAPWEVANVIVFLASDLASYLTGEVLSVSSQHP from the coding sequence GTGCCTGACACGCCCCCCGTACCGACCGAGCCCCCCGGCCGCGACCTGCTCGCCGGAAGGCGGGTGGTGGTCACCGCCGCCGCGGGCACGGGCATCGGGTCCGCCGTCGCGCGCCGCTGCCTCGTCGAGGGCGCCGAGGTGGTCATCTCCGACCGCCACGAGCGGCGCCTCGCCGAGACCGCCGAGCGTCTCGCCGCCGAGACCGGCCGGACGCCGGGCACGGTCCCGTGCGACGTGACGGTTCAGGCGGACGTCGACCGGCTCTTCGCCAGCGCCGCCGAGCAGCTCGGGGGGCTGGACGTGGTGGTCAACAACGCGGGCCTCGGTGGGACCGCGACGGTCGAACAGATGACCGACGAGCAGTGGCACCAGGTGCTCGACGTCACCCTGACCGGCACGTTCCGGTGCACCCGCGCGGCGCTGCCGTACCTGCGCGCCGGCGGTGGCGGCGCGATCGTCAACAACGCCTCGGTCCTCGGGTGGCGCGCCCAGGCCGGGCAGGCGCATTACGCGGCGGCCAAGGCCGGGGTGATGGCCTTCACCCGGTGCACCGCCACCGAGGTCGCGGGCGCCGGGATCCGGGTCAACGCGGTGGCCCCGAGCCTGGCGATGCACGACAACCTCGCCAAGGTCACCTCGCCCGAGCTGCTCGCCGAGCTGACCGACCGTGAAACCCTCGGCCGCGCCGCCGCGCCGTGGGAGGTCGCCAACGTGATCGTGTTCCTCGCCAGCGACCTGGCGAGCTACCTGACCGGGGAGGTCCTGTCCGTGTCGAGCCAGCACCCGTGA
- a CDS encoding nitroreductase family deazaflavin-dependent oxidoreductase codes for MSGDRRRGVPRRVEAFVQRIGRTRTFARIGSKLFHRLDGLVFRLSRGRYIVSDLMLPVVMLTTTGRRSGQPRTVPIAAIPDGDSWLVVGSNFGQDHHPAWALNLLDDPRAVVQRRGRRHEVVAEALDEEQRREIWPHLTAYWPPFDVYIDRAGAAGRDIRVFRLTREAA; via the coding sequence GTGAGCGGCGATCGCCGACGTGGCGTCCCCCGCCGCGTCGAAGCCTTCGTGCAGCGCATCGGCCGGACGCGCACCTTCGCGCGGATCGGCTCCAAGCTGTTCCACCGCCTGGACGGCCTGGTGTTCCGTCTCAGCCGGGGGCGCTACATCGTGTCCGACCTGATGCTGCCGGTGGTCATGCTGACCACCACCGGCCGACGGTCGGGTCAGCCGCGGACGGTGCCCATCGCGGCCATCCCGGACGGCGACAGCTGGCTCGTGGTCGGCAGCAACTTCGGGCAGGACCACCACCCGGCCTGGGCGCTCAACCTGCTCGACGACCCACGGGCGGTGGTGCAGCGACGTGGCCGGCGCCACGAGGTCGTCGCCGAGGCGCTGGACGAGGAGCAGCGGCGCGAGATCTGGCCGCACCTGACCGCCTACTGGCCACCGTTCGATGTGTACATCGATCGCGCGGGAGCCGCCGGCCGTGACATCCGGGTCTTCCGCTTGACGAGGGAGGCGGCGTGA
- a CDS encoding MaoC family dehydratase, with the protein MIVLDGADEVRAAAGSHLGHSGWLTVDQDRIDRFAEATGDHQWIHVDPARAAAESPYGTTIAHGYLTQSLTNALIPQVVEVRGFAMGVNYGTDRVRFPAAVPVGSRIRAGVELLEVTDVSGGVQVRKRVTVEIEDQDKPACVLEVLSRFLS; encoded by the coding sequence GTGATCGTCCTCGACGGGGCGGACGAGGTCCGTGCTGCCGCGGGGTCCCACCTCGGTCACTCGGGCTGGCTGACGGTCGATCAGGACCGCATCGATCGGTTCGCGGAGGCGACCGGTGACCACCAGTGGATCCACGTCGACCCGGCCCGGGCGGCGGCCGAGAGCCCGTACGGCACCACGATCGCCCACGGCTACCTGACCCAGTCGCTGACCAACGCGCTGATCCCGCAGGTGGTCGAGGTGCGCGGGTTCGCGATGGGGGTCAACTACGGCACCGACCGGGTGCGCTTCCCGGCGGCGGTGCCGGTGGGCAGCCGCATCCGCGCCGGCGTGGAACTGCTCGAGGTGACCGACGTGTCGGGAGGCGTGCAGGTGCGCAAGCGCGTCACCGTCGAGATCGAGGACCAGGACAAGCCGGCGTGCGTGCTGGAGGTCCTGAGCCGGTTCCTCAGCTGA
- a CDS encoding LLM class flavin-dependent oxidoreductase gives MEFGIFLQGHVPARRVEQDPAYEHYALMREVELAVAADRAGFKYVWASEHHFLQEYSHLSDSGSFLAFVAGRTERIHLATGIRNLSPRVNHPIRVAEEVAMMDHLTGGRFELGTGRGAGWHEVQGFDVPDTRITKQWWHEVIRELPRMWRSNAYSFEGEHFRVPGERMILPKPYGHSHPPMWCAAGNPQTWQDAGHLGLGAIGFSIGSIDSMAPRVEAYKKAVASAEPIGEWVNDNVMATNVAIVMEDGELARKVATDAGTMRLHAGVHRYHSTMPKVEGIPAWPEVLPEPNLDMVEAGIAGGFLACGDPDEVVEQLKRYEATGIDQISFSIPIDIPQDVCLETIRLLGEHVIPTFDRPEFRTDAMRAAADVPTWESQVVAVTTGPDPEPGT, from the coding sequence GTGGAGTTCGGGATCTTCCTCCAGGGCCACGTGCCCGCACGCCGGGTGGAGCAGGACCCCGCCTACGAGCACTACGCCCTCATGCGCGAGGTCGAACTCGCTGTGGCCGCGGATCGGGCGGGGTTCAAGTACGTCTGGGCATCGGAGCACCACTTCCTCCAGGAGTACTCCCACCTGTCCGACAGCGGCTCGTTCCTCGCGTTCGTCGCGGGCCGGACCGAACGCATCCACCTCGCCACCGGCATCCGCAACCTCTCGCCGCGGGTCAACCACCCCATCCGCGTCGCCGAGGAGGTGGCGATGATGGACCACCTGACGGGGGGTCGGTTCGAGCTCGGCACCGGGCGCGGTGCGGGCTGGCACGAGGTCCAGGGCTTCGACGTGCCGGATACCAGGATCACCAAGCAGTGGTGGCACGAGGTCATCCGCGAGCTGCCGCGCATGTGGCGCTCCAACGCCTACAGCTTCGAAGGCGAGCACTTCCGGGTGCCGGGCGAGCGCATGATCCTGCCCAAGCCCTACGGGCACAGCCACCCGCCGATGTGGTGCGCGGCGGGTAACCCCCAGACCTGGCAGGACGCCGGCCACCTCGGCCTCGGCGCGATCGGGTTCTCGATCGGGTCCATCGACTCGATGGCGCCGCGCGTCGAGGCCTACAAGAAGGCGGTCGCGTCCGCCGAGCCGATCGGTGAGTGGGTCAACGACAACGTCATGGCCACCAACGTCGCCATCGTGATGGAGGACGGTGAGCTCGCCCGCAAGGTCGCCACCGACGCCGGCACGATGCGGCTGCACGCCGGGGTCCACCGTTACCACTCCACGATGCCGAAGGTCGAGGGCATCCCGGCGTGGCCCGAGGTGCTGCCCGAACCGAACCTCGACATGGTGGAAGCCGGGATCGCCGGTGGTTTCCTGGCCTGTGGCGACCCGGACGAGGTGGTCGAGCAGCTCAAGCGCTACGAGGCGACCGGGATCGATCAGATCAGCTTCTCCATCCCGATCGACATCCCGCAGGACGTCTGCCTCGAGACCATCCGCCTGCTCGGGGAGCACGTCATCCCGACGTTCGACCGGCCCGAGTTCCGCACCGACGCGATGCGGGCCGCGGCCGACGTGCCCACCTGGGAGTCCCAGGTCGTGGCCGTCACCACCGGTCCCGACCCCGAACCCGGCACCTGA
- a CDS encoding acyl-CoA dehydrogenase family protein — protein sequence MRLRPTDDQQLLTAAVRDFLTVEASADRVRATWQAGGHDAARWKGLADLGVLGVTIPEAAGGLGLGDLDLVGPLIEAGRAALPEPLAEVAAVAAPLLVDAGGEAAEAWLPRIATGDAVVVACLPSDPFPAHVAGSDLLLVADGETIRAVPTAEAAWTAQPTLDGGRPTVRLDTVPDGEGVASGPEARALTAKAERRLAVATAAQLVGVGEAAIDLAVAHAGTREQFGRPIGAFQAVKHHLADALVGVRFALPLVERAAHSVAIDDPGAGVHTALAKATAGEAAEAAVEHALQVHGAIGYTWECDLHLWLKRAYALLPVGGDLESSWQQIEHHLLP from the coding sequence GTGCGCCTGCGACCGACCGACGACCAGCAACTGCTGACCGCTGCGGTCCGCGACTTCCTCACCGTCGAGGCGAGCGCCGACCGGGTACGCGCGACCTGGCAGGCCGGCGGCCACGACGCGGCACGGTGGAAGGGCCTGGCCGACCTCGGGGTCCTCGGCGTGACGATCCCCGAGGCCGCGGGGGGCCTCGGACTGGGCGACCTCGACCTCGTCGGGCCGCTGATCGAAGCCGGCCGCGCCGCGCTGCCCGAACCCCTCGCCGAGGTGGCGGCGGTCGCCGCGCCGCTGCTCGTCGACGCCGGGGGCGAGGCGGCGGAGGCGTGGTTGCCCCGCATCGCGACCGGCGACGCGGTCGTCGTCGCGTGCCTGCCCTCCGACCCCTTCCCGGCCCACGTCGCGGGCAGCGACCTGCTGCTGGTCGCCGACGGCGAGACCATCCGCGCGGTGCCGACCGCCGAGGCGGCGTGGACCGCGCAGCCGACCCTCGACGGCGGCCGCCCGACGGTCCGGCTCGACACGGTCCCCGACGGCGAAGGGGTCGCGTCCGGCCCCGAGGCACGGGCGCTGACCGCGAAGGCCGAACGCCGGCTCGCGGTCGCCACGGCCGCACAGCTGGTCGGCGTGGGTGAGGCCGCGATCGACCTCGCCGTGGCGCACGCCGGGACACGCGAACAGTTCGGGCGCCCGATCGGTGCCTTCCAGGCCGTCAAGCACCACCTCGCCGACGCGCTGGTCGGGGTCCGCTTCGCACTGCCGCTGGTCGAGCGGGCGGCCCACAGCGTGGCCATCGACGACCCGGGCGCCGGTGTGCACACCGCCCTGGCGAAAGCCACGGCCGGCGAGGCGGCCGAGGCCGCGGTCGAGCACGCCCTCCAGGTCCACGGGGCGATCGGTTACACCTGGGAGTGCGACCTCCACCTGTGGCTCAAGCGGGCCTACGCCCTGCTGCCCGTCGGCGGCGACCTCGAATCCAGCTGGCAGCAGATCGAGCACCACCTACTGCCCTGA